The following proteins are co-located in the Desulfomonile tiedjei genome:
- a CDS encoding phosphoglycerate dehydrogenase: MYRILVSDNVHQQGIDRFAGREGFAVDVKMGLSQDELKAILGDYHALVIRSATKVTKEVLEAATQLKVVGRAGTGLDNVDVVEATRRGIVVMNTPGGNSMATAEHSIAMIMAAHRHIPQAVASMKEGKWEKKKFQGREMTGRTLGIIGLGKVGGLVARLASRGLKMNVLGYDPVTSEEAAANMGVTLADLEEIFRRSDVITVHTPLNDDTRDMVDADAFSSMKNGVIVVNCARGGIINEDALLAALESGKVAAAALDVLAAGSPEKHPLVMHPNVVTTPHLGASTSEAQINVAVAIAEQIIDFLEKGVARNAVNLPTMDAKLSLKVGPYLDLARRLAQFLAGLTPQGIVDLEMIYSGEVAGWDFEPITNAALVGLLSGFEGQEVNQVNAPMIARDRGIRVSQTTLTESANHGSALEIRVKAKDGSLRSVQGALISRIGHEPRIIGIDRFVTEAVPAGPMLIVTNKDIPGMIAGMSGVLAAAGINIAQMNLSRDRVGGSAMSIINIDTPAEEGTLDAIRKIDGILTVKQVILDQ; encoded by the coding sequence ATGTACCGTATTCTTGTTTCAGACAACGTTCATCAGCAGGGGATTGACCGATTCGCGGGGCGAGAGGGCTTTGCCGTAGACGTGAAAATGGGTCTTAGCCAGGATGAGTTGAAAGCGATCCTGGGAGATTACCACGCCCTGGTTATACGCAGCGCTACCAAGGTGACCAAAGAAGTGCTCGAAGCCGCCACGCAATTGAAGGTAGTGGGAAGGGCCGGCACCGGATTGGACAACGTGGACGTGGTAGAGGCTACGCGGCGAGGTATAGTGGTGATGAACACTCCGGGCGGAAACTCTATGGCTACCGCGGAACATTCCATAGCCATGATCATGGCCGCGCACCGGCACATACCTCAAGCCGTGGCCTCCATGAAAGAAGGGAAGTGGGAGAAAAAGAAGTTCCAGGGCCGAGAGATGACCGGACGGACCCTCGGGATAATAGGCCTGGGCAAAGTTGGAGGCCTGGTGGCAAGATTAGCCTCACGCGGATTGAAGATGAATGTGCTGGGGTACGATCCTGTTACAAGCGAAGAAGCGGCCGCCAATATGGGTGTGACTCTTGCCGACCTGGAGGAGATCTTTCGGCGTTCCGATGTCATAACCGTGCACACGCCTCTGAATGACGACACACGGGACATGGTTGATGCGGATGCTTTCTCGAGCATGAAGAATGGGGTCATCGTAGTCAATTGTGCTCGCGGAGGCATCATCAACGAAGATGCCTTGTTGGCGGCATTGGAATCGGGAAAGGTTGCAGCGGCCGCGCTTGATGTGCTGGCGGCCGGCTCGCCTGAAAAGCACCCTCTTGTTATGCACCCCAATGTCGTTACCACGCCTCACCTGGGGGCATCCACCAGCGAAGCTCAGATCAACGTGGCCGTGGCAATCGCAGAACAAATCATTGATTTCCTCGAGAAGGGCGTGGCCAGAAATGCCGTGAATTTGCCAACGATGGACGCGAAGTTGAGCCTCAAGGTAGGCCCTTACCTGGATCTCGCGCGCAGGCTGGCCCAGTTTTTAGCCGGTTTGACCCCGCAAGGCATTGTGGACCTGGAAATGATTTACAGTGGGGAAGTTGCAGGGTGGGATTTCGAGCCCATAACAAACGCGGCCCTGGTTGGGTTGCTCTCCGGATTTGAGGGCCAGGAGGTCAACCAGGTTAACGCGCCCATGATCGCTCGGGACCGAGGTATTCGGGTTTCACAGACCACCTTGACGGAAAGCGCAAATCACGGTTCCGCCCTGGAGATCAGAGTCAAAGCCAAGGATGGAAGCCTACGAAGTGTGCAGGGCGCGCTGATCAGTAGAATAGGCCACGAACCCCGAATAATCGGCATTGACAGATTCGTTACAGAGGCGGTGCCTGCGGGACCAATGCTCATTGTGACCAACAAGGACATACCGGGGATGATCGCCGGAATGTCGGGCGTTTTGGCCGCGGCCGGAATCAACATAGCCCAGATGAACCTTTCACGCGATCGTGTGGGGGGGAGCGCCATGTCGATCATAAACATCGACACGCCGGCCGAAGAGGGCACACTGGATGCTATTCGAAAAATTGACGGGATTCTGACCGTGAAGCAAGTGATCTTGGATCAATAG